One genomic region from Pseudoduganella dura encodes:
- a CDS encoding tetratricopeptide repeat protein, whose translation MLQDLDARGGNGARQAAADVRPVAAGHTSRTAIAVGAGIGVLIVAAGAGAWYYLNRPAPVPLAPPVPAVVLAPAAPVVVAPAAAVVDAPAATAPVAAPEPDPTVPSEATPQAPATGQALTVPAGAAVPAAREAPQARPAVPRTPRADHADRAERAERAERAVAPERVAEPPAGQGATLTSQQQGENAYRRALAALQEGRLTEGVAALEHAVQAYPRHEAARQTLVGLLLENGRADEAMRHAQLGLGLDANQPQLAMVLARLQLERGGAADATLLRSLPHAAGDADYIAFLAGVLQKQGRHREAVAQYEAALRLRPANGVWWMGLGISLQAENLRTNAREAYQKARAAGLSPALQEFVERRLAQVQ comes from the coding sequence ATGCTGCAGGACCTCGACGCGCGCGGCGGCAATGGCGCGCGCCAGGCCGCCGCCGACGTGCGCCCCGTCGCCGCCGGGCACACATCGCGTACGGCCATCGCCGTCGGCGCGGGGATCGGCGTGCTGATCGTCGCAGCCGGCGCCGGAGCATGGTATTACCTGAACCGGCCGGCGCCCGTGCCGCTGGCCCCTCCCGTCCCCGCGGTGGTCCTGGCGCCTGCCGCGCCGGTTGTCGTTGCGCCGGCTGCGGCGGTTGTCGATGCGCCGGCCGCCACGGCGCCTGTTGCCGCGCCCGAGCCCGATCCCACCGTTCCGTCGGAAGCAACGCCCCAGGCCCCGGCCACCGGGCAAGCCCTGACGGTGCCTGCCGGAGCGGCGGTGCCGGCGGCCCGGGAAGCGCCGCAGGCCCGCCCGGCCGTGCCCCGGACGCCACGTGCGGACCATGCCGATCGCGCCGAACGCGCCGAACGCGCCGAACGCGCCGTGGCGCCGGAACGCGTGGCGGAGCCGCCGGCCGGGCAGGGCGCCACGCTGACGTCGCAGCAGCAAGGGGAAAACGCCTACCGCCGCGCGCTGGCGGCCTTGCAGGAAGGCCGCCTGACCGAAGGCGTGGCGGCGCTCGAACACGCGGTGCAGGCGTATCCCCGCCACGAGGCGGCACGGCAGACGCTGGTGGGCCTGCTGCTGGAAAACGGCCGCGCCGACGAGGCGATGCGCCACGCCCAGCTGGGCCTGGGCCTGGATGCGAACCAGCCGCAGCTGGCGATGGTACTGGCGCGGCTGCAACTGGAACGGGGCGGCGCGGCCGACGCCACACTGCTGCGCTCGCTGCCCCATGCGGCCGGCGATGCCGACTACATCGCTTTCCTGGCCGGCGTGCTGCAGAAGCAGGGCCGGCACCGCGAAGCCGTCGCGCAATACGAGGCCGCGCTGCGGCTGCGGCCCGCCAACGGCGTGTGGTGGATGGGCCTGGGCATCTCGCTGCAGGCGGAAAATCTGCGGACCAACGCGCGCGAGGCGTACCAGAAGGCCCGGGCGGCCGGCCTGTCGCCCGCGCTGCAGGAATTCGTCGAGCGGCGGCTGGCGCAGGTGCAGTAG
- the gspM gene encoding type II secretion system protein GspM has protein sequence MKALWLKWTARIDALSLRERAMTCLAAVAAVIFIAYMGFIEPAGARERTLRGMLLEQHAQIAGIELEIAQKTAAARADPDADARKRLAAVRAGNERLRASLRTTQGALVQPDRMSVLLQQMVQQNGKLKLLSLRTLAPAGTTDGHFADAEDGFAGGPALPPTALSTTPPGAAAGAAIAPGSAPGSAPLLPAEPLLYRHGVRIVLQGAYPDMVAYMAALERLPARLYWGRAVLDASLHDKATLTLTLYTLSLDNEWIAL, from the coding sequence ATGAAGGCGTTGTGGCTGAAATGGACGGCGCGCATCGATGCGCTGTCGCTGCGCGAACGGGCGATGACTTGCCTGGCGGCCGTGGCGGCGGTGATCTTCATTGCCTACATGGGCTTCATCGAGCCGGCCGGCGCGCGCGAACGCACGCTGCGGGGCATGCTCCTGGAGCAGCACGCGCAGATCGCCGGCATCGAGCTGGAAATCGCGCAAAAGACGGCGGCGGCCCGGGCCGATCCGGATGCGGATGCGCGCAAGCGGCTGGCGGCCGTGCGCGCCGGCAACGAGCGGCTGCGCGCCAGCCTGCGCACCACCCAGGGCGCGCTCGTGCAGCCGGACCGGATGAGCGTGCTGCTGCAGCAGATGGTGCAGCAGAACGGCAAGCTCAAGCTGCTGTCGTTGCGCACGCTGGCGCCGGCCGGCACCACCGACGGCCATTTCGCCGACGCGGAAGACGGTTTCGCCGGCGGCCCGGCGCTGCCCCCGACCGCGCTGTCGACGACGCCGCCCGGCGCAGCAGCAGGGGCGGCCATCGCTCCGGGGTCTGCGCCGGGGTCTGCGCCATTACTGCCGGCGGAGCCGCTGCTGTACCGCCACGGCGTGCGCATCGTGCTGCAGGGCGCCTATCCCGACATGGTGGCCTACATGGCGGCGCTCGAGCGGCTGCCGGCCCGGCTGTACTGGGGCCGGGCGGTGCTCGATGCCTCGCTGCACGACAAGGCGACGCTGACGCTGACGTTGTATACCCTGAGCCTGGACAATGAATGGATCGCCCTGTGA
- a CDS encoding MSHA biogenesis protein MshA, whose amino-acid sequence MSQQINLFNPRFRKEKRYFTANSLALIVGAALTGSVALAVAAHGRVATLEAESAELGEQVREAEKRKETTLAGLVPRPKDAAVAQELARSEAEEAALRGVTDILEQNRVGDPRGYSAYFQALSRTRVSGLWLTGIDIGGANADIGLSGRSLRAELLPGYLNGLAREPALRGKAFARVEIVRPGVPEVRLGGPVRSTGTAVALPATAGADGPAAPPPYVEFTLQARTEVAR is encoded by the coding sequence ATGAGCCAGCAGATCAACCTGTTCAACCCGCGCTTTCGCAAGGAAAAGCGCTACTTCACGGCGAACTCGCTGGCGCTGATCGTGGGCGCGGCGCTGACCGGATCGGTGGCGCTGGCCGTGGCGGCGCACGGCCGCGTCGCCACGCTCGAAGCCGAATCGGCCGAGCTCGGGGAGCAGGTGCGGGAAGCCGAGAAACGCAAGGAAACCACGCTGGCCGGGCTGGTGCCGCGGCCGAAGGATGCGGCGGTGGCGCAGGAACTGGCGCGCAGCGAGGCGGAGGAGGCGGCACTGCGCGGCGTGACCGATATACTGGAACAGAACCGGGTCGGCGATCCACGCGGCTATTCGGCGTATTTCCAGGCGCTGTCCCGCACCCGGGTCAGCGGTCTGTGGCTGACCGGCATCGACATCGGCGGCGCCAACGCCGACATCGGCCTGAGCGGCCGGTCGCTGCGCGCCGAACTGTTGCCGGGCTACCTGAACGGCCTGGCGCGCGAGCCGGCACTGCGCGGCAAGGCGTTCGCCCGGGTGGAGATCGTGCGGCCGGGAGTGCCGGAAGTGCGGCTGGGCGGGCCGGTGCGGTCGACCGGCACGGCTGTCGCGTTGCCCGCCACGGCCGGCGCCGATGGCCCGGCGGCGCCCCCGCCGTATGTGGAATTCACATTGCAGGCCCGCACGGAGGTGGCCCGATGA
- a CDS encoding ExeA family protein — MYEAHFGLREVPFSITPDTSFFFGSPHSQEGLNTLLVAARNGEGFIKITGEVGTGKTLLCRKFMATLGDEFVTAYVPNPYLEPRALMMALADELEIELPRDVDQHQLVKSLTFRLLELAARGKHVVLCLDEAQALPLESLEALRLLTNLETEKRKLLQIVLFGQPELNAHLASPKIRQLAQRITFHYHLGALTRDDLDYYLAHRLRVAGFGGARLFSQRAVRRIYRATGGIPRLVNIVAHKALMLAYGEGRHLADHRHVALAAGDTIGARPSHGLGRLRSLRWAWLAGVAALAAAAGGITVALTR, encoded by the coding sequence ATGTACGAAGCCCACTTCGGCCTGCGCGAGGTGCCGTTTTCCATCACGCCGGACACCAGCTTCTTCTTCGGCAGCCCGCATTCGCAGGAAGGGCTGAACACGCTGCTGGTGGCGGCGCGCAACGGCGAGGGCTTCATCAAGATCACCGGTGAAGTGGGCACCGGCAAGACGCTGTTGTGCCGCAAGTTCATGGCCACGCTGGGCGACGAATTCGTCACCGCCTACGTGCCCAACCCTTACCTGGAGCCGCGCGCGTTGATGATGGCGCTGGCCGACGAGCTGGAAATCGAACTGCCGCGCGACGTTGACCAGCACCAGCTGGTGAAATCGCTGACCTTCCGGCTGCTGGAGCTTGCCGCGCGCGGCAAGCACGTGGTGCTGTGCCTGGACGAGGCGCAGGCGCTGCCGCTGGAAAGCCTGGAGGCGCTGCGGCTGCTGACGAACCTGGAAACGGAAAAGCGCAAGCTGCTGCAGATCGTGCTGTTCGGCCAGCCTGAACTCAACGCCCACCTGGCCAGCCCCAAGATCCGGCAGCTGGCGCAGCGCATCACCTTTCATTACCACCTCGGCGCCCTGACGCGCGACGACCTGGATTACTACCTGGCGCACCGGCTGCGCGTGGCCGGCTTCGGCGGTGCGCGGCTGTTCAGCCAGCGCGCGGTGCGGCGCATCTACCGCGCCACCGGCGGCATTCCCCGGCTGGTCAACATCGTCGCGCACAAGGCGCTGATGCTGGCGTATGGCGAAGGCCGCCACCTGGCCGACCACCGGCACGTGGCGCTGGCCGCCGGCGATACGATCGGCGCGCGGCCATCGCACGGCCTCGGCAGGCTGCGTTCGCTGCGCTGGGCCTGGCTGGCCGGCGTGGCCGCGCTCGCGGCGGCGGCGGGCGGCATTACCGTTGCATTGACAAGATGA
- a CDS encoding agglutinin biogenesis protein MshP produces the protein MKIHAVKIEAMTIETPIECEPRALTAAHYPRHLARSRGVSIVTAIFLLVVLSGIGAAIVTFATAQQQASALDLLGTRAYEAARTGIEYGLYQQQQAGGGACGANFTAPGTLSQMTVSVTCVQAPPNVMADGVTTLTQTTITATACNQPANGACPNAAPGVDYVQRVVRVVL, from the coding sequence GTGAAAATCCATGCCGTGAAAATCGAAGCAATGACCATCGAAACGCCCATCGAGTGCGAGCCGCGAGCCCTGACCGCAGCCCATTACCCCCGTCACCTGGCCCGCAGCCGCGGCGTCAGCATCGTCACGGCGATCTTCCTGCTCGTCGTATTGTCCGGCATCGGCGCGGCGATCGTCACGTTCGCGACCGCGCAGCAGCAGGCGTCGGCGCTCGACCTGCTGGGTACCCGCGCCTACGAAGCGGCTCGCACGGGCATCGAGTACGGCCTGTACCAGCAGCAGCAGGCGGGCGGCGGCGCGTGCGGCGCGAATTTCACGGCGCCCGGCACGTTGTCGCAGATGACGGTATCGGTGACGTGCGTGCAGGCGCCGCCGAACGTGATGGCCGACGGCGTCACGACGCTGACCCAGACGACGATCACCGCCACGGCCTGCAACCAGCCGGCCAACGGTGCGTGCCCGAACGCGGCGCCGGGCGTCGATTACGTGCAGCGCGTGGTGCGGGTGGTGCTGTGA
- a CDS encoding DUF6701 domain-containing protein, with product MTAAIRSILSMLSVLRGALPALAMLLCAPALADTPITLFKSFAGNINMTGTQKTLRTASNNSNACSTAESVTMNLSGIPNGSTVLAAYLYWAGSGGTADYAVTFDGKAISAPANRRYASATVGYNYFGGAADVTDQVKARGNASYTAGGLTINKDLFCAVQGVLGGFQLLVVYSQSSETFRVLNVYEGFQYIRNSSVELTLANFLTPNPIGSLTGRVGHITWEGDSTLQGGGETLQYNGVEQADLYNPTGNQFNSISSVNADQYSYGIDFDVYTVKSPVIAGGQKSAKTLYTSGNDLVLLNAEVIAAPNVPATDRGVTLTLNGPLVPSSATTYTISVVNNGPMDEGGPLTVSGTLPAALIYGGASGSGWSCAVQGQLLTCTYSGLVTKNTTLPPITLTVTPGLSASGLVSFGVTVGGKLFDYYDGNDTSTVSTRVGNQTFTPVFVFTDKECVHNRAFGHAQQPCKRLTPDFVLANKDLSTFITYVAKDVPTALASTETTLPMRFALSCHNPSTTAGTKGSYNLRSGTVTLPACEPNGAIPAQNSAAWSTASNIRYPAGSPSSRATTASDDDDPADFLLRYPDVGRIELFVTDNQARLGSTGAFVSKPNRLLLLAQSTNKAGDPASAADPRFVTAGTPFTMTVRAMMVDLSTPAPNFGREDDPVKIKLVVGAATTADGSPIAAMVTRTKDEEPVGKLSLGKNATFGPFSAGIATGSTFIFDDVGVIRVESMIMPTAEELLQNSAIEKGSYLGSGSVDGTPINVGRFYADHFDTVVTGPMACLAAAQCPDPKPVPVPAAKIDTMAYSLQPFTTVVTARSATGAALNNYRLELARDVALAPFTAPNGTTAQRSPSSTTSSGTVYSTLSNKAIAASAFTGGVATIAPTYAFPAALAYSPTASTTSPSPVSVYLRATESSGTDAVTSQRAAAVEGGVRIVAGRLFVPDSEGSAAGARNIAVKAQFFAGQWVDASTDSTSAFTSADVRFSECEKLANGPACKLALTVNRLASATLVDGAGTVMLAAPAAGSNGSVYMWVSTREGVALPVWLPSMRGKLIYGTRPPNPYIYLREIY from the coding sequence GTGACGGCGGCGATCCGGTCCATCCTGTCGATGCTCTCCGTGCTGCGCGGCGCTTTGCCGGCGCTGGCGATGCTGCTGTGCGCACCGGCGCTGGCGGACACGCCGATCACGCTGTTCAAGAGTTTCGCCGGCAACATCAACATGACCGGCACGCAGAAGACGCTGCGCACGGCATCGAACAACTCCAATGCCTGCTCCACGGCGGAGTCGGTGACGATGAACCTGTCGGGCATACCGAACGGCAGCACCGTGCTGGCGGCCTACCTGTACTGGGCCGGGTCCGGCGGCACGGCCGACTACGCGGTCACGTTCGACGGCAAGGCGATCTCGGCGCCGGCCAACCGGCGTTATGCGTCGGCGACGGTGGGCTACAACTATTTCGGCGGCGCGGCCGATGTCACCGACCAGGTCAAGGCGCGCGGCAACGCCAGCTACACGGCCGGCGGCCTGACCATCAACAAGGACCTGTTCTGCGCCGTGCAGGGCGTGCTGGGCGGCTTCCAGCTGCTGGTCGTCTACAGCCAGAGCTCGGAAACCTTCCGCGTGCTGAACGTGTACGAAGGCTTCCAGTACATCCGCAATTCGTCGGTGGAGTTGACGCTGGCCAATTTCCTGACCCCGAACCCGATCGGCAGCCTCACGGGCCGCGTGGGCCACATCACGTGGGAAGGCGACAGCACACTGCAGGGCGGCGGCGAAACGCTGCAGTACAACGGCGTCGAGCAGGCCGACTTGTACAATCCGACGGGCAACCAGTTCAATTCGATCAGCAGCGTCAACGCCGACCAGTATTCCTATGGCATCGACTTCGACGTGTACACGGTGAAGTCGCCGGTGATCGCCGGCGGCCAGAAGTCGGCGAAGACGCTGTACACCTCCGGCAACGACCTGGTGCTCCTCAATGCCGAGGTGATCGCCGCGCCGAACGTGCCGGCGACCGACCGCGGCGTGACGCTGACGCTGAACGGGCCGCTGGTGCCGTCCTCCGCCACCACCTACACGATCAGCGTGGTGAACAACGGGCCGATGGACGAGGGCGGGCCGCTGACGGTGAGCGGCACGCTGCCGGCCGCGCTCATCTACGGCGGCGCCAGCGGCTCCGGATGGAGCTGCGCCGTCCAGGGCCAACTGCTGACCTGTACCTATTCCGGCCTCGTGACGAAGAATACGACGCTGCCGCCGATCACGCTGACGGTGACGCCCGGCCTGTCGGCCAGCGGCCTGGTGTCGTTCGGCGTGACGGTGGGCGGCAAGCTGTTCGACTATTACGACGGCAACGACACGTCGACCGTCAGCACCCGGGTCGGCAACCAGACGTTCACGCCGGTCTTCGTGTTCACCGACAAGGAATGCGTGCACAACCGCGCGTTCGGGCATGCGCAGCAGCCGTGCAAGCGCCTGACGCCGGATTTCGTGCTGGCCAACAAGGACCTCAGCACGTTCATCACCTACGTGGCGAAGGACGTGCCCACGGCGCTGGCCAGCACGGAAACCACGCTGCCGATGCGCTTCGCGCTGAGCTGCCACAATCCCTCCACCACCGCCGGCACCAAGGGCAGCTACAACCTGCGCAGCGGCACGGTGACGCTGCCCGCCTGCGAGCCGAACGGCGCGATACCGGCGCAGAACTCCGCGGCCTGGAGCACGGCCAGCAATATCCGTTATCCCGCCGGTTCGCCGTCGAGCCGGGCCACCACGGCCAGCGACGACGACGACCCGGCCGATTTCCTGCTGCGCTACCCGGATGTGGGGCGGATCGAACTGTTCGTTACCGACAACCAGGCCCGGCTGGGCTCCACCGGCGCCTTCGTGTCGAAGCCGAACCGCCTGCTGCTGCTGGCGCAGTCGACCAACAAGGCCGGCGACCCGGCCAGCGCCGCCGATCCGCGCTTCGTGACGGCCGGCACGCCGTTCACGATGACGGTGCGGGCGATGATGGTCGACCTGTCGACGCCGGCGCCCAATTTCGGCCGCGAGGACGACCCCGTGAAGATCAAGCTGGTGGTCGGCGCGGCGACCACGGCCGACGGCAGCCCGATCGCGGCGATGGTGACGCGCACGAAAGACGAAGAACCCGTCGGCAAGCTGTCGCTGGGCAAGAACGCCACCTTCGGGCCGTTCAGCGCCGGCATCGCCACCGGCAGCACGTTCATCTTCGACGACGTGGGCGTGATCCGCGTCGAGTCGATGATCATGCCGACCGCGGAAGAGCTGCTGCAGAACAGCGCGATCGAGAAGGGCTCGTACCTCGGCAGCGGCAGCGTGGATGGCACGCCGATCAACGTGGGCCGGTTCTACGCGGATCACTTCGATACCGTGGTCACCGGGCCGATGGCCTGCCTGGCGGCTGCCCAGTGCCCCGATCCGAAACCGGTGCCGGTGCCGGCGGCGAAGATCGACACGATGGCTTATTCGCTGCAGCCGTTCACCACGGTCGTGACGGCGCGCAGCGCCACCGGCGCGGCGTTGAACAACTACCGCCTGGAGCTGGCGCGCGACGTGGCGCTGGCGCCGTTCACGGCGCCGAACGGCACGACCGCACAGCGTTCGCCGTCCTCCACCACGTCGTCCGGCACCGTGTATTCCACGCTGTCGAACAAGGCGATCGCCGCCAGCGCATTCACCGGCGGCGTCGCCACCATCGCGCCCACGTACGCGTTTCCGGCGGCGCTGGCCTATTCGCCTACCGCGTCGACGACGTCGCCCTCTCCGGTCTCCGTCTACCTGCGCGCGACCGAAAGCAGCGGCACGGATGCGGTCACGTCGCAGCGCGCCGCGGCCGTCGAAGGCGGGGTGCGGATCGTGGCCGGCCGCCTGTTCGTACCGGATTCCGAGGGCTCGGCGGCGGGAGCGCGCAACATTGCCGTCAAGGCGCAATTTTTTGCCGGGCAATGGGTCGACGCCAGCACCGATTCGACGTCGGCGTTCACGTCGGCCGACGTGCGCTTTTCCGAGTGCGAGAAGCTGGCCAACGGTCCAGCCTGCAAGCTGGCGCTGACGGTCAACAGGCTCGCGTCCGCGACGCTCGTCGACGGCGCGGGCACCGTCATGCTGGCCGCGCCGGCCGCCGGCAGCAACGGCTCGGTTTACATGTGGGTCAGTACCAGGGAGGGGGTGGCGCTGCCGGTCTGGCTGCCGAGCATGCGCGGCAAGCTCATCTATGGCACGCGGCCACCGAACCCGTACATCTATTTGCGTGAAATTTATTAG
- the pilM gene encoding type IV pilus biogenesis protein PilM: MAFWHKAKKKEGWLAVNAGAAGVTAAVVRRTVGDRPDDKAAGKPAVLAAAFHPCTRAEAAGLIARVGRELGAAEHLCTSVLVPGEYQLLALEAPNVPADELKTAVGWRLKDMIDFPVPEATIDVLDIPVAPNGPAHNHQVFAVAARNGIIEALQNLYVEAKVDLGAIDIPEIAQRNVSALLEPAGRGLAMLAFDEHGGLLTVTFRGELYLARRMDITLGQVEGPLEQRQNLYDRIALELQRSLDNFERQFQYVAVSKLVLAPTGSSGLHDYLSANLYLPVDPLDLDTVFDLDKVPELRDAAQQARFFTVLGGGLRDEGAVA, from the coding sequence ATGGCTTTCTGGCACAAGGCGAAAAAGAAGGAAGGCTGGCTGGCGGTGAATGCCGGCGCGGCGGGCGTGACGGCGGCGGTCGTGCGGCGCACGGTGGGAGACCGGCCGGATGACAAGGCCGCCGGCAAGCCGGCGGTGCTGGCGGCCGCCTTCCACCCCTGCACGCGCGCCGAGGCGGCCGGCCTGATCGCGCGCGTCGGCCGCGAGCTCGGCGCGGCGGAACACCTGTGCACGAGCGTGCTGGTGCCCGGCGAATACCAGTTGCTGGCGCTGGAAGCGCCGAACGTGCCGGCCGACGAGCTGAAGACGGCCGTCGGCTGGCGCCTGAAGGACATGATCGACTTCCCCGTGCCGGAAGCCACCATCGACGTGCTGGACATCCCGGTGGCGCCGAACGGCCCCGCGCATAACCACCAGGTGTTCGCCGTGGCGGCCCGCAACGGCATCATCGAGGCGCTGCAGAACCTGTATGTCGAGGCGAAAGTGGACCTGGGTGCCATCGACATCCCGGAAATCGCGCAGCGCAACGTGTCCGCGCTGCTGGAGCCGGCAGGGCGCGGCCTGGCGATGCTGGCGTTCGACGAGCACGGCGGCCTGCTCACGGTGACCTTCCGCGGCGAGCTGTACCTGGCGCGCCGGATGGACATCACGCTGGGCCAGGTGGAAGGCCCGCTGGAGCAGCGGCAAAACCTGTACGACCGCATCGCCCTTGAACTGCAGCGTTCGCTGGACAATTTCGAGCGGCAGTTCCAGTATGTGGCGGTATCGAAGCTGGTGCTGGCCCCCACCGGCAGCTCCGGCCTGCACGATTACCTGTCCGCCAACCTGTACCTGCCGGTCGATCCGCTCGACCTCGATACCGTGTTCGATCTCGACAAGGTGCCCGAACTGCGCGATGCCGCGCAGCAGGCGCGCTTCTTTACCGTGCTCGGTGGCGGGCTGCGCGATGAGGGCGCCGTGGCATGA
- a CDS encoding MSHA biogenesis protein MshK codes for MDRPVNPLAMMTLAAALMLPTAAGARTQVADPTLPPPGLDALAAGAEAPPAAPPGPTLQSILVSREPGGRRIAVISGEMVRQGSRLGGAVVESVGEDRVVLRRGKTREVLRLHPDPSGRRATPARQAGQQ; via the coding sequence ATGGATCGCCCTGTGAACCCGCTTGCCATGATGACGCTTGCCGCCGCCCTGATGCTGCCGACGGCCGCCGGGGCGCGGACCCAGGTGGCCGACCCGACCCTGCCGCCGCCCGGCCTCGACGCGCTGGCGGCGGGCGCCGAGGCACCGCCGGCCGCGCCGCCCGGGCCCACACTGCAATCGATCCTCGTCTCGCGCGAGCCAGGCGGGCGCCGTATTGCCGTGATTAGTGGCGAAATGGTGCGGCAGGGCAGCCGCCTGGGCGGCGCGGTGGTGGAATCGGTGGGCGAGGACCGCGTGGTGCTGCGGCGCGGCAAGACGCGCGAAGTGCTGCGCCTCCATCCCGACCCGTCCGGGAGGCGCGCCACGCCGGCCCGGCAGGCAGGACAACAATGA
- the mshL gene encoding pilus (MSHA type) biogenesis protein MshL: MQMKRTMRTLAIGAAVVLLAAGCDTAGRRDTYDTISGEMRDATARAAARQGAAPDAVEAALLPPAPKLAASLPKARAVLDERFNVALNNVPAQQFFNSIATGTRYNMLVSPEVTGTLSANLKDVTIFEALDAARELYGYDYKVEGNRIYIRPLTIQTRMFKVNYLTGSRRGSSNLRVSSTSINTVSTANQSGQNGQQGGQQGNSQTQTGQPTGVQTTQDDASNVKMTSETDFWGDLKAALEAIVGSGDDGRSVIISPQSGVVLVRALPAQLRNVDEYLKATRLAVERQVILEAKILEVQLNSGFQTGVNWAAFRQGGNSAGGIGVISPGTNLVRRGINGAIGQSSAGDTGFTSTPGASLGSAADALGTMFGLAIQTSNFSAMISFLESQGTVHVLSSPRIATLNNQKAVLKIGTDEFYVTGISTTTNSNVSGNTTTPNVTVQPFFSGVLLDVTPQIDEDGHVMLHVHPSVSSVTTINKSVNLGEAGSLNLPLAASSTSEMDSLVRGRNGEIVAIGGLMRQATTSDQSQLPGVGSVPVLGALFRNKDSISQKRELVVLIKPTIVDDASSMTNDMQETMRRIERLDPQRSR, translated from the coding sequence ATGCAAATGAAGCGAACGATGCGAACCCTGGCGATTGGCGCGGCGGTGGTGCTGCTGGCGGCCGGCTGCGACACCGCCGGCCGCCGCGATACGTACGACACGATCAGCGGCGAGATGCGCGACGCCACCGCCAGGGCGGCGGCGCGGCAGGGCGCCGCGCCGGACGCGGTCGAGGCGGCGCTGCTGCCACCGGCGCCGAAGCTGGCGGCCAGCCTGCCGAAAGCCCGCGCGGTGCTGGATGAGCGCTTCAACGTGGCGCTCAACAACGTGCCCGCCCAGCAGTTCTTCAACTCGATCGCCACCGGCACCCGCTACAACATGCTGGTCTCGCCCGAAGTCACCGGCACGCTGTCGGCCAACCTGAAGGATGTGACGATCTTCGAGGCGCTGGACGCCGCCCGCGAACTGTACGGCTATGACTACAAGGTGGAAGGCAACCGCATCTACATCCGCCCGCTGACGATCCAGACCCGCATGTTCAAGGTGAATTACCTGACCGGCAGCCGGCGCGGCAGCTCGAACCTGCGCGTGTCGTCCACGTCGATCAACACCGTCAGCACCGCGAACCAATCCGGCCAGAACGGCCAGCAGGGCGGGCAGCAGGGCAATTCGCAGACCCAGACGGGGCAGCCGACCGGTGTCCAGACGACCCAGGACGATGCCAGCAATGTCAAGATGACTTCCGAGACCGATTTCTGGGGCGACCTGAAGGCGGCGCTGGAAGCGATCGTCGGCAGCGGCGACGACGGCCGCAGCGTGATCATCTCGCCGCAGTCCGGCGTGGTGCTGGTGCGCGCCTTGCCGGCCCAGCTGCGCAACGTGGACGAGTACCTGAAGGCCACCCGCCTGGCCGTCGAGCGGCAGGTGATCCTGGAAGCCAAGATCCTCGAGGTGCAGCTGAACAGCGGTTTCCAGACGGGCGTCAACTGGGCGGCGTTCCGTCAGGGCGGCAACAGCGCCGGCGGCATCGGCGTGATCTCGCCGGGCACCAACCTGGTGCGGCGCGGCATCAACGGTGCGATCGGCCAGAGCAGCGCCGGCGACACCGGCTTCACGTCGACACCCGGGGCTTCGCTGGGCAGCGCCGCCGATGCGCTGGGCACGATGTTCGGCCTGGCGATCCAGACCAGCAATTTCTCGGCGATGATTTCGTTCCTCGAATCGCAGGGCACGGTGCACGTGCTGTCCAGCCCGCGCATCGCCACGCTGAACAACCAGAAGGCCGTGCTGAAGATCGGCACCGACGAGTTCTATGTGACGGGCATCAGCACCACGACGAATTCGAACGTGTCCGGCAACACGACGACGCCGAACGTCACCGTGCAGCCGTTCTTCTCCGGCGTGCTGCTCGACGTGACGCCGCAGATCGACGAGGACGGGCACGTGATGCTCCACGTGCACCCTTCGGTGAGCTCGGTCACCACGATCAACAAGAGCGTGAACCTGGGCGAGGCCGGGTCGCTGAACCTGCCGCTGGCGGCCTCGTCCACCTCGGAGATGGACAGCCTGGTGCGCGGCCGCAACGGCGAGATCGTCGCCATCGGCGGCCTGATGCGCCAGGCCACCACCAGCGACCAGTCGCAGCTGCCCGGCGTGGGCAGCGTGCCGGTGTTGGGCGCGCTGTTCCGCAACAAGGACAGCATCAGCCAGAAGCGCGAGCTGGTCGTGCTGATCAAGCCCACGATCGTCGACGATGCCTCCAGCATGACGAACGACATGCAGGAAACGATGCGCCGCATCGAGCGCCTCGACCCGCAGCGGAGCCGCTGA